Below is a window of Nicotiana tabacum cultivar K326 chromosome 19, ASM71507v2, whole genome shotgun sequence DNA.
CTATAGCagcaccaacaagtcccataccaAACTTTGTCACAAAAATCCAATTCAACAGCACATGAAAAGCCAATGTCAACATTGAACTAAAAGCCATGAACCAAACTTTGCTCTGAGCTTGAAGAAACTTCTCTGTAGGATAATTCAATGCACTTGCAAATATTTCAGGAATTATCCAAACTGCATATTTACCAGCAAGATCAGATATGTTTGGATCTTGATGTAAGAGGTTCAGTATTTGAGACGAGAAAACATAAACCGGTGTCAAGAGCAATGCTGTAACTATACTTATAATCCATGATCTTTGCAAGTAAATTCCAAGCATGTTGAATTCTCCAGCCCCAACTGCTTGACCACATAGCGTTTCGAGTGCACTTCCTAATCCTAACTAATATCCATAGAAAAACTTTTAATCGTTTATATATAAGTGCCACGAGAATGTTATTAATTTTGATAACGTACCATAATTCCGTGTACAAAGCCAATTAGAACATTTTGAACTTCAGAGACTGCAGCAAGTTCAATATCTCCAAGTTGTCCAACAAAAGAAGCAGTGACTAAGTCCATTGAAAATACAGACACTGAAGTTATAATAGCTGGTCCTGCTATGTGCCACACTTTCTTGAATTCAGCCCACCATTTCTTtgttaaatttttcttttttggaaagtATATTACTTTCTTCCATATTTCTGAAggcttttcttccatttttagagaCTCCCTTGACAGTTCAATGTCACTTCTGTTGTAGCAACACATTGTGTCAGATGTCTTACGGCTCGAACTATGTAtatatgcaaaaattattttaaaatgtgcACATATGATTAGATCATATTCGTTCTGAATCCATTGACTCTAGATTTTGGATTCGTCTATGTTCTTGATTGATCCCTCCATTtatcaatttaaaataataaataagaagagTGGGATAATATTTTCTCTGGTTCTTTGACATGAAGTTTTAAATGCAGAGTTTGTTAGTTTTTGACTATTAGTCTATTGCAGTGAAATGTATGTATTTTGTCACATCTGTATTGAACTCTGTCTCCACAACAAccaaattaactacatgattcgtACTGCAAATTTAGCTGTCAAATATTTGAAATTTCCATTGTTCTATCTAAGCAGATCTATCTCTTTCCTACAGCAGCTTTACTAGTCTTTTTTTTCATTGAATTATTAAGTAAGGTAAGAATTTTGGTCTAGTGGACGCCTATGTTGACTTCATCTTATTCTCTTATTAACTTTTTTCAAAAAAGACcctcaaataataacataaataaatcTTCAATGTTATGATGCAGTTTTTCTTGAATGGTTTTCCTaaaaagacagcatttatcagATTTTGTTTAATGGCTTACCTAATAGATGAAAATTTTCTATCTAGGCAATGACTAATAACTTATCTGTCAAACTATTTTCCAGTGAGAAACTAAGCTGGCATATAATTTTCTGTGCATTAAACAGAAAAATTTCTCAAGATTAGATGTAAATATTCAGAAATTCGACTTATACCCTTCTGGTAAAAAAGAATTGAGGGGTAACAAGAATCCTATTAAAAAGTttcagaaaataataaaaaaaaaaaagaagggctGCAGAGAGGACAATTCAGCCATGTTACTGGGGAAAACATTATTAACATTAGTAGATCTCAAGTCAGAAAACAAAAGTTAAACTATCAAAAGGATATTTGAACAAACAAAAGACAGTTTAAAACATTAAATTCTCAACAAAGAGCCAAAAAAAGCTTTTAAATAACAGGTTTCTGACCTTATAATCTGTTGAGAGGACCACTAACTCTGTTCATGATAAAATTTGCATTACTGGCATTTTATTTCTTATGTGCTGTTATATAGAATTCCAACACACAAACATAAACGGTAAAGAATTAATAGACAATAATTGATATAATCTTGGCTGGATTACAATCTAATCTGTATTAATTCCCGTTACGAAAAAAACATGGCATTTGATATATGctaaataattacaaaatcaCTTTTAATAATTCAAGATTCTTTTCTAAGGCCAGCGTGCTGACTACATTTAAATGCAGTTTTTTCTCAAACTAATCCATTGCAAAACTTTAGTTCGAGGAatgaaatgagaaaaaaaaaagttgatcAGCTTTCAGTTCGAGTTTCATAGTCGATCGAAAACTACCATAGGAGGTCGATCAAAGATTTAAACTCAACGGTTTCTACCTTTAAAATCTTACCTTTGAACTTATGCtgaaatacacacacacacacacactctgtGTCCAACATACCGAAATATACTTTGTGTCTAAAATGCTGCATTCAGATGAACCCGAAGAAAACATGCTACATCCTCCTCTGACTATCATATGATTGCGTCCATAAGAAATATTTGAAAACTAGAAAATTTAGTGCTTAAATTATGTTGAAGAGACTAAAAACTAAGGTCAAGGGAGAGAGGAGACCTATACTAAGATTCAGATGAAAACAAAATGCATCAGATCACCATTTGGTAACCATACTTATAAAGAAGTTTACTAAATGCTTCTTAGTAAGCTCAGTGTACAAACAAAATGTGTAAAATTGGCAGCAGTAGCACAGTTTATTTAGAAAGAGCAATACAATTTGACTGTCTAAATCTACAGTTTGAACATTTTCTCTCGAGTGGCAACAGCAACAAAACATTTCTTTGCATTTTTTTTCATGGTTAGAATCTCCAGACAATGCAGCATTCGTCGCGTTGGTAAACACTAGCTGGGACAAAGCTACGTATGACCAAGAATGATCAACTTAACACCCTTCGCCGAAAAGTTATACTGTATATAGGATAAAATATTACTTGCTATTGATTaaaaaaatagactttgaacacccttgcaaaagatatttaaaatttgaacacccttataGAATTTTCTGACTTCGCCACTAAACACCAGTAATGGATATGAACATATAAGGCTTGCAATCAGGTCCATTTTGACCTTTTATTGCAGTCCTGACTCCTGACCAAATCTAACACAATTTTTCCGCGAGGTGAACCAGTTTTACTATACTATACCTATACAATTCTTGTATACTCTATTTTGATGGTCTGTGTTTTATCTCATTTCCTCTTCTCTCATGTTACTACTGGCAGAGGTGAGGTACCACGCGATCCAGTTTGTTCAATACCATCTTGAGAAGGCTGGTCACCATATGTTCTGATGCGCTCTTCAGCATATATTGCCTGTGCCACGTAAAGTTTATACATTTTTAGGTGAACTGTGTCAGTATATAGAAGTTAAACTCTAAGCAAGTTACTTTACATGTTCACAATTGTAAAGTCACAATATCAAACTTTTCAAGAACAAGAAATCACACTAACCTCTTTTCGCCAATTAACTTTCCACATTTTATACATCAAAACTAATGTTTGAAGCAAGGTACCGACGAGCATTCCTGTCCATATTCCATTAACACCAATGTTTGCAATGTAACCAAGGCAAGCACCCAAAGGAAGGCCAATTATATAGTAACAAACAACGTTTATAATCGCAACTGAATATTGCCATCCAGCTCCAACTGCTACACCTGCATTTCCACAACAAAAATACTCAACGTTCGTTCAAATAACTTAGCAGCATGACAATTTTAGTgtcacctttttttttttgaatttacaATTTTTTGGGAAGACATTGATTACCATGAAGTATTGGTTGGATACTCATTAGGAAAATAGTAGCAGCCAAGAAATATGACAATTTGGATGTCTCATGTAGGACTTCGGGTTTATCAGAAAACATTCTCGGGTAATAATTTTTAGTAGCAATTACTGCAACTGTAAATACAACTCCAACAATAGTTGATGTAATTACAGCAATCACTACCGAGAATTTTGCAGCTTTTGGACGACCAGCTCCCAGTTCATTCGAAACACGTACACTGCATCATGTAATTTGAAGTATTAATTAGAGGTATACTCGAATTAAATCTATTCAATATTAAGGCAATCCCTTCTTCATAAAAATAGATCGcaaaaaaatggaaattttacaGACCTGATTGCAGCATTGAAACCTAGAGTGATCATCAGTACCCAAAGTTGCAAGTCCAAGCTGTGACACAGAGGAAACATTAGAAAATAGTAAGAATTACAAAAGTTGAGAACCTAGCAAAAACaaaaccaaattatatttttcaaaagaatTGAAAGTTTACTACTAGAGGGTTTGATTAAGATACCAACCTGGTTGATACAGCATCTACTTTAATTTCCGGATTTTTTAACCAGCCAACCATAAGAATTACCACAGTAAAATACCATAGCTCCAGGCTGCCAAAGTTAAACAAATCAAATATATAACAATTGCATAAGAAAATACTTGCATCACGTAAAATCAATATATCTTACCATAACATGACAGCTGATGCAAGTGACAATTTGACAAAATTCCAAAGAGATTTAAAAGCTAATATGGAAAATCCAGTCCATGATTCAGGAAAAAAGCCAGAAATAACATAGATGTTCTGAGCTAAAACCACGAGCCACCACGATATATTCCCTGCCATTGCAGCACCAAGAAGTCCATGCCCGAGCTTTGTCACCAGCACCCAATTCAATACAATATGAAATACCAATACGACAACGTTGATTATTGTCATAACCCATATTTTGCTTTGTGCTTGAAGGAATTTCTGAACAGGAAAGTTCAATGCATAAGCATAGAGTTGAGGAATCACCCAAATTGCATATTTTCCTGCAATTTCTGCGATACGCTTATCTTGGTGTAGGAGCTTCAATATTGGTGATGTGAATACATAAAATGGTGTCAAAAATAAGGATGTCACTAGAGTAATCACACATGATCTTTGCAAATAAATTCCAAGCATATCGAATCGTTCTGCTCCAACAGCTTGTCCACAAAGTGTCTCAAGTGCACTTCCCATCCCTAGCTAATATAACAAAAATTTTTGACAcacaagagaaaaaaagaagaagatttagTCCATATTCAAACACATGTCAAAGACATCACTAATAAGTAACTATAAGTATATTCTCTCTAACAACTTAAGCGACATAGTCCTAAAGTCATAGTTTTGGTCGACAATCATAAAATTTTACGTACCATAACTCCATAGACAAAACCTTCAATAACATTCTGAACAACAGAGATAGCAGCTAACTCTAGAGAACCAAGATGTCCGACGAATGCAACGCTGACAAAGCCAATGGAAAACTGAGAAACTGCTGTGATAATAGCAGGAGCAGCTATTTCCCATAACTTCTTAGATTCATTAAAGCTCTTTTTGCTCATTTTCTTTGCATCATCACAATCATCAGCTTGAAATTTTCTTTCCATTTCAAGAGCTCCCACTGGTTCTACTGCCATTGTAAATTAACCTGTGTACAAAATCCCCTGTTTTTTCTCGGCTTTCTTGATCTTCTTCTGTTGGCTGTTGTTACATTTACTTGCTTATTTGTAAGTTAAATtcaactactatatatatatatagctcgaTAGCTACATGCATACAAATAAAAAGTCAGTAATAATACTAATACtaatacagtcaaacctctctataacagcctcgtttgttccgatatttatcaaacctctctataacagtctcGTATGTTCCGATGTTTTTTTGTtgctatagtgaagtgttgttatagagaatatatattataacgtAATTTTAAAATCGGTTCCGAAAAACTTGATTTTTATAGTAAATAGTTGTTATATAGGGATTTTATTATAGAGGGTGTCATACTAGAATGCAAATAATTACAAACTGACCTTTTCTTTCACTTTGTGGTGTGGAAAACCGATTCACAATATGATAACAAGTACTAGTAGTATGAACGTTTCTTGAAAGGACTCAACTAACAGTTATTTCGGCTAGTAATGTTctttaaattataaattaataaacTTTATATAGGAAAGAAGAGATTAATGCTTAAACAATTGATAATTTGACCatcattaacaaaattaaacCTAAGTATTTAGGGACACGAGTAACGAGTTATGTAGAAGGAAACTCGGGCGAAATTGTAGGGGAAGTCGACAAATTTTCAATCGGTACAGTGTTTTATgagccatttttctttttctttttttggcttttcttttgtAGTGGCAACCTTTTCAAACTATACGTGTGAATGAAGCAcggttttctttaattttttttaattattattattgttattattattgataagGTGGGATGTTAGTTATTCATGAATTAGACAACTGATTGGTTGAAAAATGACAGAATATGAGCAAGAATCGACTTTATTTTTTAGATCATGCATGACGTGACTACaaatttatgtaaatatttgGTGAAAGCCATAGTTGACTTTTAATCCAACTCAACCACTTTGTTCGTATTCTGTTATCATTTCTCTATCGTTCTATTTCCATATATATCAAGCAGAAAATATAAGTAAAAGCAATTAAATTTATATAGATATAATTGTACTTTGCACGCGAATTTCAGGATATAATCTTCAACTAATCGGATATAGAATTCGCACCATACAACTAGATATACTAATTATTAAAAGGCACAGCTAATATTCTTGTTTATATTGTAATATTCGTTCGGTTGGTGTATTGATTTATCAGTATTTTGACTATTATAAGAGTTTTTTGGAAATAATGAACGAATATTGAATATGAGACTTTCCTTCTCTTgtatttataaagaaaatgttaGACTAAAAGAAACCATATATATGATGGAAAACTTGTGGATTAGATTATGAATTTCTAAAGAAAATAGTGACTAAAGAATAAAAGAatgtgacagtccaatatagggGGAAAAAAATAATCAGAAATAGCCTGATTTataattgataattgaaatagtcaccgtttcaaaagtaatcaaaatttaatcatttttttcatgtaaaaataaaatttgaagaaaaacaaccttaaaatgaagaaaaattctagcataatatgttggagttccaacataatatgctaaaATTTTATACGCAGAAGCTCCataatccaacatattatgctggaacttttcgtgtttcaaCTAGGTGTACTTTTGTCTAGATTTTATCTCCCCAAAAAATAATTGtaatttttcaatgactttacaaacgctATCTATTTTTCGATTACCAGTCCAAAAATTGGTTAGCCCATGTTATTTTCACTCCAAAATTTAAGCTATAAATTCGAAGTTATCCCCTTTTTCAAGAATAGCTTACCTAACAGTTAGAGTAGAATTATCATATATGTCGAAGAATTTCTAATTTCTATTCCCAACTTTTCTTACCCAAAAAATTCCTAATTATATTCAAATTAAGTCAGCTAAACagtgaaaataaagaaataaaaagctCGTGCATGATGTAAAAGTACAAATAGTTCGCGTCATGCAAGTTGTACTTGAAGTAAATCTTTGTACAAGTCCCCAACTTTTACCAAACCCTAAATTAAAATGTTTTGACTCATCATATGATATCCATCTCGTAATTTGACAGCAAAACTACACACATGTTCGTCTTACCAACCCTTATTGAAAATATTAGAGATATTTACCTAATAgattcattatttactttttattttattttagatatataaATAGATTATACATTTATTATGGATTATACACAATTAACTCAAATAGCCGTCCTCCCTactacttaaattaaaaatagccggtgaatatataatatatgtataatttatgtattatatgtatataattatatataatcaatatataatttatgtatatggctagaaaaagtaaataattaatacggccggctatttgtgtaaaattCCTGGGTCAAATTCGTCTTAAAACTATTATTATTGCTTTCATACGTGTAGTCATAGTACCGAACTAATTAAGTGAGCAATTAGTAGATTTTTCCACCAAAAAACAAGTCAATTGTAACAACTACTTTTGTGGTTCGCACTACTTTGCAGACTTTGAGGAAGTATAATTTGACGAAATATTGTCGGCGATTTTTCACTTTCCTCTTTTTCCCAGGAAATGAAGTAAATAGGACAAAAAGAAACCATTAGAAGAAGCTAGAGCGTCTGAACATAAATTTGATTGAATTTCTTTTTGAAGTTGTGataaaaaatagtttttgaaagttgaagttatACTTGAACATGCattttacttaaaaaaaaaagttgaagttttatgagtgaaagaaaaattttcacccaaaaaatggcccaaaccagttttggaattaaaaaatttgtcttcaatttttttcaaaaactgatcaaatttcatcaaaaataatgttttcaaaaaaaaataaaaaaatggaagaaaaacaaaaaaaaatctataTTCAAACGGGAGCGAGGTCGGTTGTGCCCTCAAATGTCCCTCGGGATAATTCAATAATATTCAGAGCACGGTGGAAGTAAAAATTTTATTGGCACCAGATATTCAcagtaaaataataaatacatgATATGTATTTCACCATAAACGTATTTTACGtattataattaatatatattttaatattattaaatcaCTTAACGATGATAagttgatattatttggtgtacCAAGTATTGATCTTGTTATGGGTTTGAATAATGTTACTCATGACCAATTTATCCAGCTTTTATTCATCCTTTACCTCATAACTAGGGGTGTTCATCGGTCGGTACGATACGGTATTTAGATATTTTGGTTCGATAGTTTTGGTATTCGGTTCTTAAAATACTATACCAATaacgtacctaattaaattcggtatggttcgatttttctgctttcggtttcggtttattcggttcggtaacttcgATTTATTCgatttgaatactaactagtacATAGAGTCATAGAtggtaatattcttaattaaagtattcgaaagtacaaaactaaaaacgtTTGTGGataaaagttttgtccaaaaccagCAAATACCAACATAGAGAGAAAACtgtacataaaagaataaatttgatcattagaaatgtcttgttacttgcttagaattaattaatgaacttagataataaagaaagtaaaattttagatttcttaTCTTTATGTTATAactaataatatgtgtattgtgtaatataatatatattttggtaCAGTATCGGTATTtcgatattttattttaaaatatcaaataccatacctaatacaaatattttttaaacttaaactaaatactataccgaataccaaaatatcgaatatcaaataccaaaattttcgatttTGGTACGGTAATTcgatatttaccaaattatgcacatcCCCTGCTCATAACCGTTTTTTTTAGATTGATCGACAACTTAATTTCTCTGATTCTTTCCTCCTTTCTAATTATGCAAAATTCATATAGACGGAGTAATCTTCCATTGTTAAatgtacaaaagaaagaaaaagaaatgcttATTATTAAATGGTCAAAGCTAAGCCAAGACAAAAGGATGCAGGTTTGGTATTTAAATAGCAAGTTAAATCTGGTTGTCAAAGCTCCACGAAAGTAGAAAGAGACAAATTCGTGTTCAGTTTCTTCAATTCTTGTGAACAACAAGTCACACCAAACTCTGTTACGAATAATAGATCAAACCCTACCAACACAATggtcattattattatttgaccaaaaatatAACTTCCGATTAAactattgtatatatataatgaatggttaaatctagttaatgataatatctCTAAATACGGATCTTGAAAGTGTGGATAATGTGGGACAAATTTAGTGGGAGATTGACAATAACAAGCATTAATATTCCAAAAAGTATGAGCAACAATGGAGGAGTAACTAGCAATAAAtatcaataaatgacatttaaataAATAGGAGGAGCGATTCACCCAATGAAGAATGAAGTAGATGATTgttcctcctgacaatgatgagtgacagataaatcctagaatgttcgaactattctcggatctgatggaaaaatATGGAATAATACCAATAAGAATCTTGATGAAAATGTAATGTTTGTATCTTTGCTAGAGAGAGAATCTCTTTCCAAAATATGTTCTTATCAATATTACATATCCCTTTTCCTTATCTTTTGTCCTCCTTATATGAGACATATCCCTAGTAAACCTTAATAGTACATTTGCAGAGAATATTCTGAAAAATATTCTCTCTATTATTCTATTCTGAAAATTAACCGTTACAACTCTTTCCGCAGATCTCGTACTCGACCATTGTAAGCGTCCCGACCCTGAGCTAAGAGCTTCACCATTTCCTGATCGACCTCGACTGATTCTTCCTTCAATACTTCCTTGTCATAAATGTTCCGTGGTAGATTTCGACCTATACAGTTATATCGTTACTTGGAAACACTACCTTTAAAGAATATTATAAGAGAGGAAAATTACTTTTCTATGCATATGACAATCAATAGATAATTAAATACTCAATTCATTTCATTTTAGTGGCACTATTAACTTATTAGTCCATTTTTAAAATGATATATTtctatattttgaaaataatttagagttaaactttttttttttatccaTAAGGCACTTTTATAGCCATAAAAATCTCACATCATGGTTAAGACCACAAGTTCTAGaagtttttctctctcttaaatgtcgTGCTCAATCAAATTATGCCATATAAATTGATACATGtagaatttaattattatacGCTAATGAGTAAACAAACTTTTTCAGTATCAGATcacttaaaaaataattaaaggtCATTAGTAACTTACAAAGTGAGATAGGTGCCAAAATTAAATACATTAATGGTGTCCTGTACAAATAACTATTACTACCATTTACGTGTACATATACAATTCTTTCTACTACCTCCGTTCCattttatgtgaatctatttcctttttgattcgttcccaaaagaatgacccctttctaaatttgaaaataattttgcttaaacttacaattctactcttaatgagaagtttttataaccacacaaatactctgggcccctttgGCGTCTTCAAGTTGTTTCTTCATAATGTTTAGTGTCGATTTTTTGGAGAACTCCGCTTGTCCGTTGCCCGCGGGATGATATGGcgttgagagtattcttttgatatgccattttGTAAAAATTCCAGCAACCTTCTTTCCTGTAAATTGGGGTTCATTGTTGCAGCTGATCTCTTTGGGGAGGCCGAATCGGCATacgatgtttttccatatgaaggtgatCACTTCTTGTTcacgtatttgggcgaatgctcctacttctacccatttagagaaatagtagTCAAAACCAAAAGGAATCGTATGTTACCTCGTCCTGCCGGGAGGGGGCCtgcgatgtccattccccatttgatgaacggccaAGGGAAAGTGACTGAGTGGAGGTGTTCGCCTGGTTGGTGAATCATTAGGGCATACTTTTCGCATTGCTCGCATTTTTTTACGAAGTCTACGAcctcttttttcatggtgggctaGTAATACCCTGCTGgtctcgtccaagtcacacctctatttgaggttataaaacggtcgatgcaatagtaatacccaatagagagtcggggtcgaattccacaaGGAGCTATATGAATGGGATTTAGAAGTATATATTGTGGTGAATGAGCTTGAACTATCttaaattacacttccacaagatTTGGTTGATTCTAGATCTAgtttaaactaagattgcaagataaataattaaaactaagaaattatttttgttgttgttttcaaataatgtaaaaggc
It encodes the following:
- the LOC107765473 gene encoding protein DETOXIFICATION 33-like isoform X2; this encodes MGSALETLCGQAVGAERFDMLGIYLQRSCVITLVTSLFLTPFYVFTSPILKLLHQDKRIAEIAGKYAIWVIPQLYAYALNFPVQKFLQAQSKIWVMTIINVVVLVFHIVLNWVLVTKLGHGLLGAAMAGNISWWLVVLAQNIYVISGFFPESWTGFSILAFKSLWNFVKLSLASAVMLCLELWYFTVVILMVGWLKNPEIKVDAVSTSLDLQLWVLMITLGFNAAISVRVSNELGAGRPKAAKFSVVIAVITSTIVGVVFTVAVIATKNYYPRMFSDKPEVLHETSKLSYFLAATIFLMSIQPILHGVAVGAGWQYSVAIINVVCYYIIGLPLGACLGYIANIGVNGIWTGMLVGTLLQTLVLMYKMWKVNWRKEAIYAEERIRTYGDQPSQDGIEQTGSRGTSPLPVVT
- the LOC107765473 gene encoding protein DETOXIFICATION 33-like isoform X1, which codes for MAVEPVGALEMERKFQADDCDDAKKMSKKSFNESKKLWEIAAPAIITAVSQFSIGFVSVAFVGHLGSLELAAISVVQNVIEGFVYGVMLGMGSALETLCGQAVGAERFDMLGIYLQRSCVITLVTSLFLTPFYVFTSPILKLLHQDKRIAEIAGKYAIWVIPQLYAYALNFPVQKFLQAQSKIWVMTIINVVVLVFHIVLNWVLVTKLGHGLLGAAMAGNISWWLVVLAQNIYVISGFFPESWTGFSILAFKSLWNFVKLSLASAVMLCLELWYFTVVILMVGWLKNPEIKVDAVSTSLDLQLWVLMITLGFNAAISVRVSNELGAGRPKAAKFSVVIAVITSTIVGVVFTVAVIATKNYYPRMFSDKPEVLHETSKLSYFLAATIFLMSIQPILHGVAVGAGWQYSVAIINVVCYYIIGLPLGACLGYIANIGVNGIWTGMLVGTLLQTLVLMYKMWKVNWRKEAIYAEERIRTYGDQPSQDGIEQTGSRGTSPLPVVT